A genomic stretch from Desulfotignum balticum DSM 7044 includes:
- a CDS encoding 30S ribosomal protein bS22, which yields MIFLSSVIKKRRKKMRKHKHRKLLAKTRHQRKKK from the coding sequence GTGATTTTTTTGAGCAGTGTCATCAAAAAGAGACGCAAAAAAATGCGGAAGCACAAACACAGAAAACTGCTGGCCAAAACCAGGCATCAGAGAAAAAAGAAATAA
- the hflC gene encoding protease modulator HflC — translation MNSQQIKVLSVAVLVILAVVVYDAAYIVDETEQVVITQFGRITGEPVTEPGLNFKVPFIQKANYFAKNLLEWDGSPGQVPTRDKTYIWVDTFARWRITDPLTYFETVKDEFSAQKRLDDLIDPATRNLISSYPLAEIVRNTDRPMDTFEGFGADTEAKMEEEAPRKVRYTVNLGRDEITRRIVAQAKEKLEEFGIELVDVKIKRINYIDSVRRSVYDRMIAERNQIAEKFRAEGRGEASNIRGEKEKDLQVIKSEAYRTAEETKGKADAEAAGIYAAAYGKDPEFYAFVKTMDLYANALEKDSSLILSTDSDLMKYMKGADR, via the coding sequence ATGAATTCGCAGCAAATTAAAGTATTGAGCGTGGCCGTTCTGGTCATACTGGCCGTGGTTGTGTACGACGCCGCATATATTGTGGATGAAACCGAGCAGGTGGTGATCACCCAGTTCGGCCGGATTACCGGAGAACCCGTGACGGAACCGGGGTTGAATTTCAAGGTGCCCTTTATTCAGAAGGCCAATTATTTTGCAAAAAATCTGCTGGAATGGGACGGCAGTCCCGGTCAGGTTCCCACCCGGGACAAAACCTATATCTGGGTGGATACCTTTGCCAGGTGGCGGATTACTGATCCGCTGACCTATTTTGAGACGGTCAAGGATGAATTTTCCGCACAGAAGCGCTTGGACGACCTGATCGACCCGGCCACCCGGAACCTGATCAGTTCTTATCCTTTAGCAGAGATTGTGCGCAACACGGACCGGCCCATGGATACCTTTGAAGGGTTTGGCGCGGACACGGAAGCCAAAATGGAGGAAGAAGCCCCGAGAAAGGTCCGATACACCGTGAACCTGGGCCGGGATGAAATCACCCGCCGTATTGTGGCCCAGGCAAAGGAAAAACTCGAAGAGTTCGGTATCGAGCTGGTGGATGTGAAAATCAAGCGCATCAATTATATAGACAGTGTTCGGCGGTCTGTGTATGACCGGATGATTGCCGAGCGAAACCAGATTGCTGAAAAATTCCGGGCCGAGGGTCGGGGGGAGGCCAGCAATATCCGGGGTGAAAAGGAAAAGGATCTCCAGGTGATCAAATCGGAAGCCTATCGCACCGCCGAAGAAACCAAGGGTAAGGCAGATGCGGAAGCCGCCGGGATCTATGCGGCGGCGTATGGAAAAGACCCTGAATTTTATGCGTTTGTAAAGACCATGGATCTGTATGCCAATGCCCTGGAAAAAGACAGCTCCCTGATTCTGTCCACGGATTCGGATTTGATGAAGTATATGAAAGGGGCTGACCGCTAG
- the hflK gene encoding FtsH protease activity modulator HflK: protein MNWDWEKLRENQQKYEKNKGGSGGGPGMPRPPQMDEIFNKFKGFKFPGIFIGIIVLLILYLASSTFYTVDRSEVGVVQRFGKYNRLAQPGLNFKLPSGIEKVTKVNVRTPETEEFGVQAAESAGAYGNASESSLMLTGDLNVGVVPWIVQYRRADPRAYLFNVKDVISLLRNMSEATMRTVVGDRSINEVITERAQIAQAAREMLQSELDNAKAGIAIVNIEMKRTNVPEPVQASFNQVNQAIQEKEQTIYKAREEYNKAVPLARGEAKRVIKDAEGYAIDRVNRAQGDATRFLAVYDAYNQAKDVTRNRMYLETMLNVLPKIGAKYIIDSDQKNVLPLLNMGEGASTLSDRFLQKGE, encoded by the coding sequence ATGAATTGGGATTGGGAAAAGCTGAGGGAAAATCAGCAGAAATATGAAAAGAACAAGGGCGGCAGCGGCGGTGGTCCCGGCATGCCCAGGCCGCCACAGATGGATGAAATTTTCAATAAATTCAAGGGATTTAAATTCCCAGGCATATTTATCGGGATCATTGTTCTGCTGATATTGTACCTGGCATCTTCCACGTTTTATACCGTGGACAGAAGCGAGGTGGGGGTGGTGCAGCGGTTTGGGAAATACAACCGACTTGCCCAGCCCGGCTTGAATTTCAAACTGCCCTCGGGCATTGAAAAGGTCACAAAGGTCAATGTCCGGACCCCTGAGACCGAAGAGTTCGGTGTGCAGGCAGCGGAAAGTGCCGGGGCGTACGGAAACGCGTCTGAATCATCTTTGATGCTCACCGGTGACCTCAACGTGGGCGTGGTGCCCTGGATCGTCCAGTACCGGCGGGCGGATCCCAGAGCCTATCTTTTCAATGTCAAGGATGTGATCTCGCTGTTGCGCAACATGTCCGAGGCCACCATGCGTACCGTTGTGGGGGACCGCAGTATCAACGAGGTGATTACGGAAAGAGCGCAGATAGCCCAGGCTGCCAGGGAAATGCTCCAGAGCGAGCTGGACAATGCCAAAGCAGGCATTGCCATTGTGAATATTGAAATGAAGCGGACCAATGTGCCCGAGCCGGTACAGGCATCCTTCAACCAGGTGAACCAGGCGATCCAAGAAAAAGAGCAGACCATTTACAAGGCCAGAGAAGAATACAACAAAGCCGTGCCCCTGGCCAGAGGTGAAGCCAAGCGGGTGATCAAGGATGCGGAAGGGTATGCCATCGACCGGGTGAACCGGGCCCAGGGGGATGCCACCCGTTTCCTGGCAGTGTATGACGCTTATAACCAGGCAAAGGATGTGACCCGGAACCGCATGTATCTGGAGACCATGCTGAACGTACTGCCTAAAATCGGGGCCAAGTACATCATTGATTCAGATCAGAAAAATGTGCTGCCTCTGCTGAATATGGGGGAGGGTGCATCAACGCTTTCAGACAGATTTCTTCAGAAAGGTGAATAA
- a CDS encoding DUF721 domain-containing protein, with protein MPPPSNNRKLIHIRDILATALEKYRPAKDTEMTRIWDIWETAVGQPVAMNAKPHAFRDGVLIVHVSSSSWIHQLKFLEKQMTANINAHLDQPLVQQIRFKIGSIYS; from the coding sequence ATGCCTCCCCCTTCCAACAACCGAAAACTGATTCATATTCGTGACATTCTTGCCACGGCTCTGGAAAAATACCGACCGGCCAAAGACACTGAAATGACCCGCATCTGGGATATCTGGGAAACGGCCGTGGGACAGCCCGTCGCCATGAACGCCAAACCCCATGCTTTCAGAGACGGCGTGCTCATTGTCCATGTGTCCAGTTCATCATGGATCCACCAGCTCAAATTTCTGGAAAAACAGATGACCGCCAATATCAATGCCCATTTGGACCAGCCCCTGGTTCAGCAGATCCGGTTTAAAATTGGCAGCATATACAGTTGA
- a CDS encoding tRNA1(Val) (adenine(37)-N6)-methyltransferase → MAAYTVDTLFDPPLTLFQPETGYRFSLDPVILAGHVLPGPKDRVMDIGCGCGILCLILAGRHPEISITGIEIQKDLADLAQKNAVCNHMADRIRIRHQNIQTLSVTDLSAPMDLIVSNPPYKKKSTGRVNPDRGRALARHEITLDIDTLAACAHVFLRPEGRLCLIFPASRTADLTVALGHAGFRIDWIRYVHFCVNDAAQRVLVCAVRYGSGAATRCPPLYLYHPDGTPTRAHSALFEW, encoded by the coding sequence TTGGCAGCATATACAGTTGATACCCTGTTTGATCCCCCGTTGACCCTGTTTCAGCCTGAAACCGGGTACCGGTTTTCTCTGGACCCGGTCATTCTGGCCGGTCATGTCCTTCCTGGCCCCAAAGACCGCGTCATGGACATCGGGTGCGGATGCGGGATTCTGTGTTTGATCCTGGCCGGCCGGCATCCGGAAATCTCAATCACGGGCATTGAAATCCAGAAAGATCTGGCTGACCTGGCCCAAAAAAATGCCGTGTGCAACCATATGGCAGACCGGATCCGCATCCGTCACCAGAATATCCAAACCCTGTCTGTCACTGATTTATCCGCCCCCATGGACCTTATCGTATCCAATCCGCCTTATAAAAAAAAATCCACGGGCCGGGTGAACCCGGACCGGGGACGGGCCCTGGCCCGGCATGAAATCACATTGGATATCGATACGCTGGCGGCCTGCGCCCATGTTTTCTTACGACCGGAAGGACGATTGTGCCTGATTTTTCCGGCATCCCGCACAGCGGATCTCACAGTTGCGCTGGGACATGCCGGGTTCCGGATCGACTGGATAAGGTATGTCCATTTTTGTGTCAATGATGCGGCCCAACGGGTCCTGGTCTGTGCGGTCAGATACGGCTCAGGCGCCGCCACCCGATGCCCGCCGCTGTATCTGTATCACCCGGACGGCACCCCCACCCGGGCGCATTCAGCTCTTTTTGAGTGGTGA
- the dnaX gene encoding DNA polymerase III subunit gamma/tau — MSYQVLALKYRPQTFDDVVGQSHVTTTLVNAILQDRVAHAMLFTGPRGTGKTTIARILAKAMNCTTGPTPTPCNQCKSCTEIIAGHCADVFEIDGASNNSVDQIRDLRENVTYLPAAAAYKIYIIDEVHMLSTAAFNALLKTLEEPPGHVLFIFATTEVHKIPATILSRCQRHDLGRIPLEAISELLKKICRKEGFGVQDQGLELIALEADGSVRDALSLLDRILSATPEKTISYEMVVNHLGVLDRRIMHELSDALFEKNVSGLIALVDRVNDTGLDLKKFYGDLIAHFRNLSIIKQCGPDHPAVNLTAGEKKQIHTRVAQMPEAYLGHLLQVLLTDEDMVKRTSHTRIAIETVLFKLRQVRAGASIDRIIAQLDLLAQQMKSGETMPDNPSDIRPSPPAGDQQMPSGPIQESPSAYAAPAALSPGPDQIRETADEPSPEPPRTWDGFLTRIEPLMPFMHVLLTRGQIASETQDTLEVHLSDCTQFDRKRLKDKQGELEKQCRKFLGKTLKIHVASRARPLALAQEKAKDAKALQAAASHPLVQTAKEIFNGEIINM, encoded by the coding sequence ATGTCTTATCAGGTTTTAGCACTCAAATACCGGCCCCAGACATTTGACGATGTGGTGGGCCAGTCACATGTCACCACCACCCTTGTGAATGCCATTTTGCAGGACCGGGTGGCCCATGCCATGCTGTTCACCGGCCCCAGGGGCACGGGCAAAACCACCATTGCCCGGATTCTGGCCAAAGCCATGAACTGTACCACCGGCCCGACTCCGACCCCGTGCAACCAGTGCAAATCCTGTACCGAGATCATCGCCGGCCATTGTGCAGACGTATTCGAGATCGACGGGGCCTCCAACAACAGCGTGGACCAGATCCGGGATCTGCGGGAAAACGTCACGTATCTGCCGGCGGCCGCCGCTTACAAAATCTATATCATCGACGAAGTGCACATGCTGTCCACAGCCGCGTTCAATGCGCTGCTCAAAACCCTGGAAGAACCGCCCGGCCATGTGCTGTTCATCTTTGCCACCACTGAAGTCCATAAAATCCCGGCCACCATTCTGTCCCGGTGCCAGCGCCATGACCTGGGACGAATTCCTTTGGAGGCCATTTCCGAACTGCTGAAAAAAATCTGCCGCAAAGAAGGGTTTGGTGTTCAGGACCAGGGGCTGGAACTGATCGCTCTGGAAGCGGATGGTTCGGTTCGCGATGCCTTGAGCCTGCTGGACCGGATTCTGTCGGCCACCCCTGAAAAAACGATCTCCTATGAAATGGTGGTGAATCATCTCGGGGTTCTGGACCGGCGCATCATGCACGAATTAAGTGATGCCCTGTTTGAAAAAAATGTATCCGGACTGATCGCTTTGGTGGACCGTGTCAATGATACCGGTCTGGACTTGAAAAAATTCTACGGCGATCTGATTGCCCATTTCCGGAATTTGAGCATCATCAAACAGTGCGGTCCGGATCATCCGGCCGTCAACCTGACCGCCGGTGAAAAAAAACAGATTCACACCCGGGTGGCTCAGATGCCGGAAGCATATTTAGGGCATCTGCTCCAGGTTCTGCTGACCGATGAAGACATGGTCAAGCGCACCAGTCATACCCGCATTGCCATTGAAACGGTTTTGTTCAAACTGCGCCAGGTCCGGGCCGGTGCATCCATCGACCGGATCATCGCGCAGCTGGACCTTCTGGCACAGCAGATGAAATCAGGCGAAACAATGCCGGACAATCCTTCTGACATCCGCCCTTCCCCGCCGGCGGGTGACCAGCAAATGCCTTCTGGGCCGATACAAGAATCTCCGTCGGCTTATGCGGCCCCGGCAGCTTTGTCCCCTGGGCCGGACCAGATCCGGGAAACCGCTGACGAACCATCCCCGGAGCCCCCCCGGACCTGGGACGGGTTTTTGACACGGATCGAACCGTTGATGCCGTTCATGCATGTGCTGCTGACCCGGGGACAGATCGCTTCGGAAACCCAGGATACGCTGGAAGTCCACCTGTCGGACTGCACCCAGTTTGACCGGAAACGGCTTAAAGACAAACAGGGGGAACTTGAAAAACAGTGCCGGAAATTTCTGGGAAAAACACTGAAGATCCATGTGGCCTCCCGGGCCCGGCCCCTTGCTTTGGCCCAAGAAAAAGCAAAAGATGCCAAGGCATTGCAGGCTGCGGCCAGTCACCCGCTGGTGCAAACCGCCAAAGAAATTTTCAATGGTGAAATCATTAATATGTAA
- a CDS encoding YbaB/EbfC family nucleoid-associated protein, producing MKNMNNMMKQAQKLQKKMLQAQEELATKTVEASAGGGMVKVVANGGQKIESIVLEKEVVDPDDVEMLQDLVMAAVNDALKKSQEMMSAEMSKLTGGMNIPGL from the coding sequence ATGAAAAATATGAACAACATGATGAAACAGGCCCAGAAACTGCAGAAAAAAATGCTCCAGGCCCAGGAGGAACTGGCGACCAAAACCGTGGAGGCTTCGGCCGGCGGAGGGATGGTCAAAGTGGTGGCCAACGGCGGTCAGAAGATCGAATCCATTGTTCTGGAAAAAGAGGTGGTGGATCCGGACGATGTGGAAATGCTCCAGGACCTGGTCATGGCTGCGGTGAACGATGCATTGAAAAAATCCCAGGAAATGATGTCTGCTGAGATGAGCAAGCTCACCGGCGGAATGAACATCCCGGGTCTGTAA
- the recR gene encoding recombination mediator RecR translates to MTHYPDAILKLISSFSTLPGIGRKTAERLALHLLHAPDHEASTLAADIIELKRSVRICATCFSLSDQEICRICADPSRDPGVICVVENPADLAAIEKSRSFTGCYHVLGGALSPIDGIGPDDIRLKELFNRADPRKVREIIIATRTNVEGEATAAYIHERLKSRGVTLTRIASGVPMGGDLQYVDPLTLQKAMEKRYDV, encoded by the coding sequence GTGACCCATTATCCGGATGCCATTCTCAAGCTGATCTCCAGTTTTTCCACACTGCCGGGAATCGGCCGGAAAACCGCGGAACGACTGGCCCTGCACCTGCTACATGCACCGGATCACGAAGCATCGACCCTGGCAGCTGATATCATTGAACTCAAACGGTCCGTGCGAATCTGTGCCACCTGTTTTTCCCTCAGCGACCAGGAAATCTGCCGGATCTGTGCGGATCCGTCCCGGGACCCCGGGGTGATCTGTGTGGTGGAAAATCCGGCCGACCTGGCAGCCATTGAAAAATCCAGATCCTTTACAGGATGTTATCATGTGCTGGGCGGGGCATTGTCTCCCATTGACGGGATCGGGCCCGATGATATCCGTTTAAAGGAACTTTTCAACCGGGCCGATCCCCGAAAGGTCCGGGAGATCATCATTGCCACCCGGACCAATGTGGAAGGGGAAGCCACGGCCGCCTACATTCATGAGCGCCTCAAATCCCGGGGCGTCACCCTCACCCGGATCGCATCCGGGGTCCCTATGGGCGGAGATCTTCAGTATGTGGATCCTTTGACCCTGCAAAAAGCCATGGAAAAACGATATGACGTCTGA
- a CDS encoding YkgJ family cysteine cluster protein — translation MTSEFQTLDDIFQCQMCGQCCNGFGGTYVTPEDIVRISTYIQADPDEFIPEYCDMTGAGPVLTQGPDGRCIFFDEQIQCTIHPVKPRMCRAWPFLKTVVHHPENWDAMASACPGMVSSVPHGDLVRIIADHIEKRGF, via the coding sequence ATGACGTCTGAATTTCAAACGCTGGATGACATTTTTCAATGTCAAATGTGCGGACAGTGCTGCAACGGGTTCGGCGGCACCTATGTAACACCTGAAGATATTGTGCGCATCAGCACCTATATCCAGGCGGATCCGGATGAATTTATCCCCGAATACTGCGACATGACCGGTGCCGGGCCCGTGCTGACCCAGGGACCGGACGGGCGGTGCATTTTTTTTGATGAACAAATCCAGTGCACCATTCATCCGGTAAAACCCCGGATGTGCCGGGCCTGGCCATTTTTAAAGACTGTGGTGCATCATCCGGAAAACTGGGATGCCATGGCATCCGCCTGTCCCGGCATGGTATCGTCGGTGCCCCATGGGGATCTGGTGCGCATTATTGCGGATCACATCGAAAAAAGAGGGTTCTGA
- a CDS encoding HD domain-containing protein has protein sequence MKQIADILFEARMLKDLKRSGYAFLGNGTESIADHCFTTTFICWIMARMVPEVNGERLTAMALVHDMAEARTGDFNYVQKNYARVDEAAALTHLVRDLPFGPDIIALVAEFNAGKTLEARLAKDADQLSFILELKKLKDTGAAFPDRWLEVIGERLKTDMGKQMAADILETRWDNWWLNGYSE, from the coding sequence ATGAAGCAGATAGCAGATATATTGTTTGAAGCCCGGATGCTTAAAGATCTGAAACGGTCCGGTTACGCATTTCTGGGAAACGGAACGGAAAGTATTGCAGACCATTGTTTCACCACGACGTTTATCTGCTGGATCATGGCCCGGATGGTGCCCGAAGTGAACGGGGAACGGTTGACCGCCATGGCTCTGGTCCATGACATGGCAGAAGCCAGGACCGGGGATTTCAATTATGTGCAGAAAAACTACGCCCGGGTGGATGAGGCAGCCGCCTTGACCCATCTGGTCCGGGACCTGCCCTTTGGCCCGGACATCATTGCCCTGGTGGCGGAATTCAATGCCGGAAAAACCCTGGAGGCACGGCTGGCAAAAGATGCGGATCAGCTGTCGTTCATCCTGGAATTAAAAAAACTCAAAGACACGGGGGCCGCGTTTCCGGACCGATGGCTGGAAGTGATCGGGGAGCGCCTGAAAACCGACATGGGAAAGCAGATGGCCGCCGATATTCTGGAAACCCGGTGGGACAACTGGTGGTTGAACGGATATTCGGAATAA
- a CDS encoding DMT family transporter — MTFVKLFLTAFFWGGTFIAGKQLAGQVSPSCAAFLRFTIASLFLLLLTRHMEGRLPRIRFNQLVWIFLSGLTGIFAYNLFFFTGLNFINANRASLIIATNPIFISVFSALLFKESLTPGKILGLVLSVSGAMTIISNGHPWILFQTGIGVGEMAILGCVVSWVSYSLLAKPMMTTLSPVAAVCYSSVAGTIMLFFPAVYDGLFQALPGYTLQHWAQLFYLGFFGTVLGFFWYYQGIQKIGPTRAGVFINFVPVSAVILSFIILNEPMTWALAVGAILVLSGVYLTTRPAQTSP, encoded by the coding sequence GTGACCTTTGTCAAACTGTTTTTAACCGCTTTTTTCTGGGGCGGGACCTTTATTGCCGGCAAACAGCTGGCTGGACAGGTCTCCCCTTCATGTGCCGCTTTTCTGCGGTTTACCATTGCATCGCTTTTCCTGCTGCTGCTGACCCGGCACATGGAAGGACGGCTGCCCAGAATCCGGTTCAACCAACTGGTCTGGATATTTTTGTCCGGCCTGACCGGCATTTTTGCCTATAACCTGTTTTTCTTTACCGGCCTGAACTTTATCAACGCCAACCGGGCCTCTTTGATCATCGCCACCAACCCGATTTTTATCAGCGTATTTTCTGCCCTTTTGTTCAAAGAATCCCTGACTCCCGGCAAGATCCTCGGGCTGGTTTTGTCGGTGAGCGGGGCCATGACCATTATTTCCAACGGACATCCATGGATTTTGTTCCAGACCGGGATCGGTGTCGGAGAGATGGCTATTCTAGGGTGTGTGGTGTCCTGGGTCTCTTATTCCCTTCTGGCCAAACCCATGATGACCACGTTGTCACCCGTGGCCGCCGTGTGCTATTCCTCTGTGGCCGGAACAATCATGCTGTTTTTTCCGGCCGTGTATGACGGACTGTTTCAGGCGTTGCCCGGGTATACCCTGCAGCACTGGGCCCAATTGTTCTACCTGGGATTTTTCGGCACGGTACTGGGGTTTTTCTGGTATTATCAAGGCATTCAGAAAATCGGTCCCACCCGGGCCGGGGTTTTTATCAATTTTGTTCCCGTCAGTGCGGTAATACTGTCTTTCATCATTTTAAACGAACCCATGACATGGGCCCTGGCCGTGGGTGCGATCCTGGTTCTGTCCGGGGTCTATCTGACCACCCGGCCGGCTCAGACTTCCCCATAA
- a CDS encoding dimethylarginine dimethylaminohydrolase family protein produces the protein MFTSAMVKSPCPNLVHGIRNTNLGTPDFARACRQHAHYIDALTGCGLSVTVLEPDDAFPDSTFIEDTCLVTEKCVVITRPGHLSRRGETRAVAHAMQPFNRPVMEITSPGTLDAGDVMQVDRHFYVGLSGRTNADGIRQLEQFLGPYGYTVSAISLTSVLHLKTGVSYLENSCLLAWGEFITQPEFSDFTILPVDDSEAYAANSVWINDRVLVPAGFEKTRDLIEAHGYDTLAVDVSEFQKLDGGLSCLSLRF, from the coding sequence ATGTTCACTTCTGCCATGGTCAAATCCCCCTGTCCAAACCTGGTCCACGGTATCCGGAACACGAATCTGGGCACACCGGATTTTGCACGTGCCTGCCGGCAGCATGCGCACTACATTGACGCATTGACCGGCTGCGGTCTGTCTGTGACGGTGCTGGAACCCGATGACGCATTTCCGGATTCCACATTTATCGAAGACACCTGCCTGGTCACGGAAAAATGCGTGGTCATCACCCGTCCCGGACATCTGTCCCGACGGGGTGAAACCCGGGCCGTGGCCCATGCCATGCAGCCATTTAACCGCCCTGTGATGGAAATCACCTCACCGGGGACTCTGGATGCCGGGGATGTGATGCAGGTGGACCGTCATTTTTATGTGGGATTGTCCGGCCGGACCAATGCCGACGGGATCCGGCAGCTGGAACAGTTTCTGGGACCCTATGGATACACCGTGTCCGCCATTTCGCTGACTTCGGTGCTTCATCTGAAAACCGGGGTGTCTTATCTGGAAAATAGTTGTCTGCTGGCCTGGGGAGAATTTATCACTCAACCGGAATTTTCAGATTTCACGATTCTTCCGGTGGATGATTCCGAAGCCTATGCCGCCAACAGTGTATGGATCAATGACCGGGTGCTGGTTCCGGCCGGATTTGAAAAAACCAGAGACCTGATTGAAGCCCATGGCTATGACACCCTGGCCGTGGATGTGTCTGAATTTCAGAAACTGGACGGAGGACTCAGCTGCCTGTCTTTGCGATTCTGA
- a CDS encoding 4Fe-4S binding protein, producing the protein MAFTPIVDESKCVGCEECVDVCPVEVFEMQNEKSVPVNAEECMGCESCVEVCEEDAIVVEED; encoded by the coding sequence ATGGCTTTTACCCCGATTGTTGATGAATCCAAATGCGTTGGTTGTGAAGAATGTGTAGACGTATGCCCGGTGGAAGTGTTTGAAATGCAGAATGAAAAATCCGTGCCCGTCAATGCGGAAGAATGCATGGGCTGCGAAAGCTGCGTGGAAGTTTGTGAAGAAGACGCCATCGTTGTAGAGGAAGATTAG